In Hyperolius riggenbachi isolate aHypRig1 chromosome 10, aHypRig1.pri, whole genome shotgun sequence, a genomic segment contains:
- the LOC137535136 gene encoding trichohyalin-like, giving the protein MTPSLRMDEDQSHMTERMFNLTLEIIYLLTGESFPPVKSGNYVTITVPIPPSLISERHYKQKILEITRKMIKLLTGEVPKRCQDVTVCFPMEEGQYLEGHKDLYKDSMMENQLPLILPGGFSTRGPPERHTGPIYSQDCPQEDHTIPHHYQGGELIHGSAVVKENVELYVRSDQQTMEEGDMLMTIKKEEEETYARSDQQSIEKGDMMRTSKEEEVTNSRRDHQSLAESYIIGTIKEEEEETYVRNDQQSIKEGNMMRIIKVEEDETYVRSDQQSMEESDLMRTSKEEEEIYVRSDQQSMEEGDMMRTSKEEEEETHVRSDQQTMEEDDKMRTSKEEEETYVRSDQQSMEEGDMMRTIKEEKVEETYVRSDQQSMEEINLMGTSKEEEETYVRSDQQSMEESDLMRTSKEEEEIYVRGYQQSMEGDDMMRTSKEEDTVTEGRTV; this is encoded by the exons ATGACACCATCattgaggatggatgaggaccagagtcacatgaccgagaggatgttcaacctcaccctggaaatcatctatctgctgactggagag AGTTTTCCTCCAGTGAAGTCTGGTAATTATGTCACCATCACGGTGCCCATACCTCCCTCCCTGATATCTGAGAGACATTACAAGCAGAAGATTTTGGaaatcaccaggaagatgataaagctgctgacaggagag gttCCTAAAAGGtgtcaagatgtcactgtctgtttcCCCATGGAGGAGGGGCAGTATTTAGAGGGACACAAGGACCTCTATAAGGACTCCATGATGGAAAATCAGCTGCCCCTCATATTGCCGG GGGGATTCAGTACCAGAGGCCCTCCAGAGAGACATACAGGTCctatttattcccaggattgtccacaagaagatcacaccatcccccaccattatcag GGTGGAGAACTTATACATGGaagtgctgtggttaaagagaacgtagagctgtatgtgaggagtgatcagcagactatggaggagggtgacatgctgATGACcataaaaaaggaagaagaagagacatatgcgaggagtgatcagcagtctatagagaagggtgacatgatgaggactagTAAGGAGGAAGAAGTGACAAATTCGAGGAGAGATCATCAGTCTTTGGCAGAGAGTTACATAATAGGAACAattaaggaggaagaagaagagacatatgtgagaaaTGATCAGCAGTCTATCAAGGAGGGTAACATGATGAGGATAATTAAAGTAGAAGAAgatgagacatatgtgaggagtgatcagcagtctatggaggagagtgacctgatgaggacaagtaaagaggaagaagagatatatgtgaggagtgatcagcagtctatggaggagggtgacatgatgaggacaagtaaagaggaagaagaagagacgcatgtgaggagtgatcagcagactatggaggaggatgacaagatgaggacaagtaaagaggaagaagagacgtatgtgaggagtgatcagcagtctatggaggagggagacatgatgaggacaattaaagaagaaaaagtggaagagacgtatgtgaggagtgatcagcaatctATGGAGGAAATTAACTTGATGGGGACAagcaaagaggaagaagagacatatgtgaggagtgatcagcagtctatggaggagagtgacctgatgaggacaagtaaagaggaagaagagatatATGTGAGAGgttatcagcagtctatggagggggATGACATGATGAGGACTAGTAAAGAGGAAGACACtgttacagagggcagaacag tttaa